TCCCGATTATATTACAAGAATTGAAATAAGTAGAAATGAAAAAGAGTCGAGACGCATGCAGAAGTAATTGTCTGTTGGTCCTTATTGAGATGGCctgcatatgtatgaatgcaAGGGAAAAGCCCCTCACATGAAGTTGGGCGCTATGAAGGCCGAGGTTGAGAGTGATGCAACAATTGGTACGTACATCTTTTGCAACACCTTCATGCCACTGCTTTTGTAATCCACTGTCGAAATAGCTGCATTTTCCAACAGTTCCCAATTAATAATGTTCTCTTACTATATTATATTGTCAGACTGTAAATCCGAGCTACACATTTAAGGTATAAATTAATCTGATCAATGGTTTAAATCCACATTCTGGTAGGAGAACTTTTCCGTCTCCCTTGATATACCGTTGTGTTAATATATATCTAGAGAAGAGTACCTGtattatttttcttacatcCCTCAATGATGGTTGTGTTGAGAACATGCACAGTGGCATTGTTATGAAACCAGAAGTCTTCTTTGCAGAGGTAGATACATTTAAGCACATCCAAGGCGTGGGCGGAGCAGCCTGAGCTGCAGTATTCTCCGGTCTCATTTGCGGGCACGTCCACGATTCCTGAGAATGTCAGCTGGCCCTTTGGCGAGCAATGAGAAGGTGCCTAATATTAAAAAACACCCATCAAACACTTCAAATTTCTTCTTCTAGGTTGATTCATTTAAGTCATaatatattttcaatattttattattcagtCGAATTATTTTTGTTCACCTAATTTTAAGTCAAAGTTGCAAAAGTTAAATCACAAGCTAAAATACAATTAAGCCACCCAGAAAGACAGTAAatgttgaacaaaaaaaattggtcaAGTCATTGAATTTCCACAATTCGAAAGGTTTTTCCGACTTGAACTAAAtttcatacacacacacacacccacactcAGTGCCACCTATGTATGTACTgcaaaatatattattatttgctAAACATAACATGTCAAATTGTCATTCCAGTTTCTAAATTCATCATGTCGGATAAATATGCTTTATTAGTCATTATAAATAGATGTGTTTTTAACTCTTACCATTAATATCGGATTCAAGGGTGGCTGACTATGAATTATTGGTAACCAAGGGATCAAAAGAACGATTTATATATCCGATATCATGTAACAAATAAAACTTCGTATGTACACACACGTTTGTGTGTACGTGGGCTTACTGTTCTGTTAGTGCAATAGTAAGCACTTCTCCAAGCCCAAATTGGACTTAGATTTACGTTGTCAGTAGGGTCTGTTTTATCTGAAAATTAAACCAAACATATCATCAGTACAAATAATTCACTCTTCGCcttttgcatgcatgcatgcaatctTCACTccaaatataaattataaacaaCTCTTTCACAATTTTCTGTTTCAGATCGTATACAAAATAACAATGAAATAGGAGAGAATACATACCGACGGCCTGAGCAAATTGAAACAGAAGGAAGATCCCCAAAGAAAACCAAACCAACTTAATTCTTCCCCCAATTTCCATCACTTAACAAACCGCGTGcgtcttcttcttccaaaaAATTATTTGGGTTGAGTCTAAGAGAAAATTTATGTACTACTGAAACATTTATAACATGAACGAGCCGTCGATTTATGCATTATAATTAGAGCTGAAAATTGAATCATTGGCAAAGAATCAAGTGAATGATGTGAATTGATCATGTCGCCTTCAGTATATGCTGAGCATATATTTAGCAACACTGAAATTGGTCTAACCAAGGATAATAAAACAAAGTGTAAATTTCGGTAGACAACTAGCTACTTTGGCACTTTgtgatgataaaaaaaaaagagtgataaCATAGTTGGGCTACAGAAGGATGGACACTATTCGTTTCCTCTATTTTATAATTTCTTGTTATCACACGTATTTGGTTAAGATTTCATATAGAATGGAACGTTTCACTATTAACTACACTGATATTATCCACTAATTTTCATCTTACCATGTACAACATAGCAAGGGTGGGGGTTTTAGTAATTATAAGTAGAATCATTCGTTATacattgtattttattttgtcaatctTTCAACATGAGGTTCTAGTATTTTTCAAGacacatgaaatttttttgtttttatattcaCTCCTATGATTATAACTACTATTAAATCAATGTCAACaaaatttgtcaatatatatttcAATTGTCTCATTCTAATTGAAACTTTATGAACTTTcgttatttgatttttttttttcggacgAAAGCTCATTTCATAAAGCCCAAAACAGGCAACAACAAATACAAGAGAggccgaaaaaaaaccgaacaaaaaacacaaattacCCAGGATAGTGATTTCGATACAAACTAGGAAACATGAAAGTCTACCTAGAAACAGACAAAACACTTTCAGCACCCTAATGGTGACCAAAAGAAGGGGAGGCTGATGGAACTTAGCCATCAGACTTCAGCCACAAAAAAGCCTACGGGCTGCATGGGAGCCCGTCACGAGAGCGAACCAAGACCAGTGAGGGAGGAGGCGTAGCTGCCCAGGAGAGATTGCACACCCTCGAATCGGTCAAAGTCTCTGCCATGTGAGCAGCTTGATTCAGAACGAGGAATCCAGCTCCATTCACGGAGCTAAATGAGGAGGCAATCCAACGGAGTTACTCCCGATGATAGTAAGGTTGTAGTTAGAGGGGCGTCAGAGGAGGCGTTGAGGGGGAGCGAAAAGTGCCGTCGCATAGGGTCCTAAATTTGAAAGGACCTCTAAATTTTTGTCATCTAACATCATGTAATAatgttctatatttaaaaaaaaaattcttttgatAGCACTTTAAAACCGCATTGTACACTCTTCATTAGAGATTTTTTTAAtctctaaatataaaaatttggagtACAATGAGATATTTTGAGTGTCTAATAACACCCTAAAAATGAaagtttcttaattttattatataacaacAATATATGTTCATGTaaaactttaaagttagaggtttgaagttttttttattttttttatgtttgattGTTTAAGATAAAActgtttttgattatttagtgaagGTTTGTAGATCTTTTTACTTATCATTAAGGACACTTGTAAACATACAATCAGTGagtgttaagtttgtttttagtattttatttttttgaacaaacgatattatatacaATATGGGGGTGGGGGAGTGAGCTAAGCCTCACATTGggctaataataatgtggttcaaattcgcctttgacaataattaaacctaaaaactcTTATTTCCAAGTGAATAGGAacaccactagaccgtagttgtcacatcccggtccgggcccccaccacatcccgggctcgactccgccgtagcacgatattgtcctctttgggccccaaccacgccctcatggttttgtttctgggaactcacatgagaacttcccaatgagtcacccatcatgggattactcTCGAGCGAACTCGCTTTACTtcgaagttctgatggaacccgaagccaatgagctcccaaaaggcctcgtgcaagtagagatgagaatatacatataaagtttacaggatccactcccctggacgatgtgggatgttacaatagtactaagtggctttgttttgatttaagtgaaTGTTTTCTAGTATTAATACATTGTCATacctttttaaaaaattaaaactatctTAAGGAGGGACTCTTTTACAAATTTCGCATAGAGCCCCCAAAATCTTAGAGACGGCCCTGGTTGTAGTGGTTGGCTCTAGCTACTTTGAGAGACTTCTAAGCACAGGTTCAGCTTCCGCTGCGTCAGACGAAGCACAATAGGAGAAAAAGGAAGCACATTTGATTGAGTTCAATGGTTCTACCAATGTGACAAAAATTAAGATAGAGTTTGCAATTCCAAAATTTTAAGCACATTTGATGGAAGCCAATGCTTTAACCAACAAACCAAAGAGCAAAATGGGGGTGGAGAAAAACGGGCTATGATCGCTTTGGAGAACAAAGACCTGGGATGGTGGCCATCTCTTGATCATGGCATCTTGCTGCTCAAGCTTTAGAACATGGTCATGCATGGTCTTGATGTACACTCTTGGCACACGATCAGCAGCTTCCTTGTTTCCTTGAAAGCGAGCGCCTTTCAACGCCATAACAGGTCCTGGCCTCAGCAGCATTGAAGCTAAAGTTGCGTCCTAAAACATAATTCaatgccaaataatattagaataTGAATACATctattttaacaaatgatagGACAATTTACACTAAATTCATATAAGTTACAGAGATGATGATTCGAATGAGAAAATGAATACATTACCTTGCTAGATTGTGCTTAAATTTATTGTGTTCCTGTCTGCCTTAAAATGgcaaaaaataagagaaaaatcCAACCCTGTGATACCAGACAAATTCAATATATGTGGACATATACATGAGATGGGCTGTTGTGTCATGTTGGTTTGGGGACATTGACATTTTGTCTGCCTGCTAGCTAGCTGCAGTTAACAGTGCAGTTATGCATATTTTGTATAGCTAGGCCGTAATGCACTGGACTGGTTTATATTCAACTGTAGTTGCATTCAGTTATAGTACAATTTAAAGAGAGTACAATAGGGGTTGCTCTAAATTAGGAACAAGATAACGTTTCGCATTGTTTCAACAAGTGACGTTTTATGATCAAGAGCAAAGGTTTAATTGGATTCAGTTGGATGGTACCAACAAAATCTCGCACTAAAGCCCATTTTCTTATTGAATTAACGAATCAACTTAACTTGTTAAcaactatttatttttaatttcagtaAGTTCCGTAAAAGATTTCGATCTCTATATAAGAAGGAAATGTACTGTATAGTAATGGTATTGCTTACCTCTATAGGGCTCATCTGGTACAAGATTTGGTGATGAAATTTTTCCTTTATTATGACACTAGTTGGAGGCTGGTCAACTCCCAACCCATATATGAACTTGTTTACGTTTCCAAATGCCGATAAGTCAGGTTCTCCCTGTCCAAAATACAGGAAATTGATTAAATATAAATGTTAATGCAGTGGCTTGCTTGAACACCAAGGCAACTTACTTTTCACAGCGCTACTCAAGAAACCTTTTGTCAAATCTCCTTAGACTTCTAGTACTATTTGACGGAGGCAGATTGTCTCCCTTTCCCATGCTCTTTCCATCTCCTcatatttgtgcggtcacggttaagccacgtcaacattttatattaaatttttaatagagataataaaacaaaaaacaataggaatataaaatgtcgACGTGTTTTAACCGTGATCGTACAAATAGAAGGATACGAGAAGTTTATGGGAAAAAGAGGCAGATCTGCCTCCCTATTTGACTTCTATACCGATAAGGAACCTTACGATCGAAAGTGCACAACATTAACAATCCACCAAAACTTTACAGAAATTTCCACTGAAATATCTTTAAAATCTTCCAGATTTACCAGATATTGGAcctaattataaattttttatcgaAATTGTCGATGTTGCATAAATATCTCCAAAATTTCagagaaattcaagaaaaaatatTGCTTCACCTCCTTTTGAATATCGGCGAGAACCCCATTTAACGAAAATATCGAGAGATATTCTGGTAATGACAAAGGTATTTAATTCATCCAACagggatcctctttgtgaggatcctggaGATCAGTAAATCGTGTtcatttatcgtacatcgtgcagtcagtTTTATCAGGTAttctttgtgtttaattttaaataacaaaatttaaaataatttctgaccgtacgatgtataatgaacggacatgattcaTGGATTCAtagaatcctcacaaaaaaaTCCGGCGAGGATCCGAATTTTTAATTCATGGCCTATAAATTATAATATGTAAGTTTGCCTATTTTTCCGTGTAAATAAAGGGAAAAGACAAGAAAATTACGTAGTATAGCACTTGAACTCCGAAGAACATTTCTTAAAAATGAAGAGGATTttaataagaagaaaaatggaaTAGAAGAAATTAATATTCTTACATCTATGATATCTTGATGGGTGGAAAATCCATGCTCCAACATGGTTGCTGCAACATATATCGCCATATGTATTTTGCTAGCAAACCTGTGTATGGCATCAGTCAGGCTCATACCTCCTGCACTATGTCCCACGAGTATTACCTACCAAAACAGTGTTAAACCACACAAACTTAATCCATATAACATAATATACAATCTCTTGTAACATTAGTCTCATTAAACCTGCCCTACACTTCTTTGTATGCAtataagagaaatgctaagggcaATCGCGTCTACTCAATTGTTGATGAGTGTGTGGGTGTTAAAAGGTGAAACTCACACTGACCGGTGACATTGAGACCGATATTGATCAAGTGCGCGACTATCCATAACAAAACGTATGCATAGAGATACCCACCCTTTCATTTCCTGGCAAACTGGACAAGAAGTCAGTGAGAGGCTGATTGTAGTCTTGGAAAGTGAGGACGGTATTAGGGTCAGATTGATCAACACCAGCACCTTTGAGGTCAAGACATGTGACTTTGTAGCCTGAAGCTTCCATTAGACACCGGATCTTGTACCAGCACCAAGCTCCATGCCCGATACCATGGATCAGAAccaaatgatgatgatgaggatgatgatAGTTTGGTAATATTCCACTCATTGTACTCTCCTTCTCTGCCATTGGTCTTCCTCCTGACATACTAGCTagcttcaaattttgttttagtttcccTATCTCTCAAGTTCCAACGCTTTGTGTATGTATAAATATctaatcttttattttgttatatattatatataaggcGTGCATATGCATGTATGTGTGTCTAGTTGCATGTGATTAAGTTACGCAGGAACTAGAAGACCAAGTGGGTTGCGTTACCCAGGTAGCTATGGAACAAAAATACCTATATTTGAGAGTTGAGACAGCCTTATGGATAATGTTTCTTAACACAATTGTTGTCTATTATTTCGTCAGTTATCATATGTCTCCTTATTATCTGGTATGCATACGTAGCTAATAGTTACAAGTatatccaataaaaaaaaaaatctcatgtACAAGCTAACCTTATCCTTTTTCCCCTTTGCTATATTTAAGCAATGAAGATAGAGTAAGAAATAGTAATGCTAACGATATAACATGTCGTactattatttgaatttgtacACGCTCATTTTAGTTTCTcatatattcttttttattttaaccgttatattaaatatattacatgaaaaataataaataagatTAAATAAGAATGTgtaggaaagaaaaagaggtgtatctattatttttctatttgaaTATCACATATgatattatttttctatttgaaTATCACATATGATATGATGGATATTGTCACATCCGCCCacggctcgactccaccgtagcacgatattgtccgctttaagccccgaccacgccctcaaggttttgtttctgaaaactcacacgagaacttcccagtgggtcacccatcatgggattgctcttgcgcgaactcgcttaacgaacccgaagccagtgagctcccaaaaggcctcgtgctaggtagagatgagaatatacatataaggcttacatgatccactcctctaggcgatgtgggatgttatagATACAACTAATAAGTAACAAAATAAAGTTATTGACTAACATTTGCACCATGCGGTTTTCAAATATGACACAAAAATGTGACCTCCTTAATATTATAGGACCGAAAAAATATATCCGAGGTGATTTACACATTATGATTAATAAGTGATTAACACATTCAATATGTTATTTGTTTCTCTTGAATTAACATACCAATAAACGTTAGTGGATTATTTTTCgttcaacattttgtggatTAAGTTAATTAGTAATATATATTCATCATGTTCAGGCACTCATCTGATTAagatttggaattttttttcggACTCAAATTTTCTCCCTCTATACTcaatttataattatttatttttttgacatCCCAAATTTATCTGGAAAAtggttttagaaaataaaagaagaaaatgaaaaagcgACTTGGTATTGCATCTCCAATTAGGTTGCATGGTGTGTCTCTCTCGGTGCCATCCTTAAAAGAATGGTTGTTACAACTAGCAGAGGAACGGGTGGAGGACTTTGGCATGGTAATGATGGTTATGTGGGGATTGTGGAAGACAAGGGAAGGAATGCTTGGATTTGGGATGTCTCCTTTATAATCCACAAGCTGCTGTCTTGAATTGGTACCGGGAGTACCGAAGGAAGAATACTACGGTGACATCGCATAGGTGAACTTGAATTCTCTTCCCTCATATTTCTCTTCCCTTCATCCCCCCTTTAATCTAGACCGGTCAAAAGAAATCCGATAGCTTAAAATTATGTCGCATATTTAATGacccttattttttttattgtttttgttcaACAATCTTTTCTTTTATGCACCACTCTTCACACCACCACTTACCCTCTTCCTCTTTCACATGCCAACCGCCATTAAGAGAAATCATCCAATCAAGCGAATttatttaatctcaaccattaATATTAGTCCGACAATTTGTGAATTAAACCAATTAGAAGTTCAAAATCAAAGAGTTTAGATCATTCAATAGAAATGACTAACGCCCAACATAGCATAATCAGAATTTTTGTTGGAGCACTAGGCTAATAGAAGAGTGGCTTGAAAGCCTTTCGGCGATCTGGGGGTATTTCTGTGAAGGGGTGGAGATAGTATTGATCGGAGGTATTTTCTACTAATGACCTGTTTTTTCTTCATTCTTTCTAACCGTTTTGAATGTGCAACAAAATTGTGatttcataataaaaaaaaatataagttgACTGTAGAAGGGGAAAAGTTGGGTTTGAATAAAATTTCCTTAAGGTTGTCATGACACATAACATATTATGTTCTAAAAGTTAATATGCGTGTCATTTACTTACATCTAAGATCCTATTAAAACGTGTCATATGCTTACATATACTTTGTCGTCCTATTAACCATAATAACAtgataatatatattttgtaaGTGAATGATAAGTTCAATACTAATTTATTATGCCGATCTATTGTGTTATTTGGATTAATCAcataacagtttttttttttcggtgatGCTActtacacactttttttttacctttcacaGACTCCTTGTTTATTTATATCTATTGATTAGCTTCA
This window of the Malus domestica chromosome 03, GDT2T_hap1 genome carries:
- the LOC114823875 gene encoding methylesterase 17-like isoform X2; this translates as MAEKESTMSGILPNYHHPHHHHLVLIHGIGHGAWCWYKIRCLMEASGYKVTCLDLKGAGVDQSDPNTVLTFQDYNQPLTDFLSSLPGNERVILVGHSAGGMSLTDAIHRFASKIHMAIYVAATMLEHGFSTHQDIIDGEPDLSAFGNVNKFIYGLGVDQPPTSVIIKEKFHHQILYQMSPIEDATLASMLLRPGPVMALKGARFQGNKEAADRVPRVYIKTMHDHVLKLEQQDAMIKRWPPSQVFVLQSDHSPFFSTPILLFGLLVKALASIKCA
- the LOC114823875 gene encoding methylesterase 17-like isoform X1; this encodes MSGGRPMAEKESTMSGILPNYHHPHHHHLVLIHGIGHGAWCWYKIRCLMEASGYKVTCLDLKGAGVDQSDPNTVLTFQDYNQPLTDFLSSLPGNERVILVGHSAGGMSLTDAIHRFASKIHMAIYVAATMLEHGFSTHQDIIDGEPDLSAFGNVNKFIYGLGVDQPPTSVIIKEKFHHQILYQMSPIEDATLASMLLRPGPVMALKGARFQGNKEAADRVPRVYIKTMHDHVLKLEQQDAMIKRWPPSQVFVLQSDHSPFFSTPILLFGLLVKALASIKCA